The genomic DNA ACTTGAGGCGATGGAGGAACAGCAAGTATCAATTGAAGGTAGTAGCTATCCTCTGCCACAACCCTTTTTTATTATTGCCACCCAAAATCCAAACGATCAGGTCGGTACCTTTCCGCTACCCGAGTCACAACTGGATCGCTTTATGATGCGTATTGAACTCGGTTATCCGGATGCCAATGCAGAACGAGCCTTGCTCAATGGCCATCAACATCGTGATCTCATACCGCAACTGAAGGCTGTCATTAACACCGCTGAGTTACTACAGATTCAAGCCGAAATTCGAAATATTACAGTTAGCCCAGCTATTATCGAATATCTGCAAGTCATCCTCGATTTTAGTCGCAACAGTCCGCTGTATCTACATGGCCTGTCACCACGTGCCGGGCTTGCAATCTTACACTGTGCCCAGTCCTGGGCCTGGCTCCATAAACGAGGGTATGTGTTGCCTGAAGATATCCAGCAAGTGCTCCCTTATATCAGCCAGCATCGATTGCAGGCAACAGACCCCTCGACCCAACAAGGTGATACCCTGATCAATCCCTTACTGGAACTGCCTGTTCCCTAACCGACTATTGAAATTCTATGCCAAGCCCTATCAGGAATACCTTGTCCCGAATGATGAAGAAACGACAAGCCAATAGTCACCATGGCCCTGTCACCCTCCACGGTCGACAAATATTTATCCTGCCAACCCGAGCAGGTCTTGGCTTTGGTCTACTCATCACCCTGTTACTCATTGGTGCCATTAATTACAACAACAACCTGATCTATATACTCACCTTCACCCTGTCTGGCCTATTTTTTATCGCCATGTTACACACCTATCGCAACCTGCTTGGCCTGCAACTTACCGTGCAACAAACCGAACATTGTTTTAGCGGTGCCCAGGTTGCCTTTCATCTACAGATACAACACCCGAATAACCGGATACTGCACAGCTCTATTGAACTAAATAACCCACAGAGTAATTCTCTTATTACCCAGGTCATAGCAAACCAACCCAGCCACTTGATTATCTATCTACCCGGAACCCAAAGAGGACAAGTGACACTGGGAATAATAACTCTATCGACACAATTCCCACTGGGTATTTTTCGTGCCTGGTCCAATATTTATTTTACTATCAATGCCTATGTCTACCCGAAACCAGCACCCCTCAATACCCCTTATCCCTACATGAGTGGAGGTCAATCCAGCGGTCTCACCAACACCAACGGAGGTGATGATTTTTACGGTCTACGTCCACATCAAGCAAGCGACTCTCTACATCACATACACTGGAAGATTGCAGCCCGCAGTGGCAAACTGATGACCAAGATTTTTTCCGAAGATCAATCCCATATCCTATTACTGGATTGGGATCATATTGCAGAAACAAATCTGGAGAAAAAACTCAGTCTGTTATGTCGCTGGATACTGGATGCCCATCAGCAGGCTATTCCCTTTGGTCTAAATATACCTGGACACCGAATAAAACCGGATAGCGGAATTAACCATCGTGATCAGTGCCTACGCGCACTGGCCTGTTATGACACAACATCAGTTAACTCAAGAGATATGAGGGGCTCTTCTTGAACAGAGACCGTTGCCCGCATGGACGCGGGCATCGAGCCTACACGGATGTATTCACGGCGTGTCTCTGATCAAGAGGAGCCACTCATGTCTCAAACCTGCATGATACGATATAACAAATGAAAACACTGAACCTGATTCTATTACCAAAAACCTGGTATACCTTCATCGGCATATCGACCCTAAGTGTTCTACCCCATCTTCTTCAATTCCCTGTTTATTTAATCATTGCCTGGTTAGGGATTACCGCAGCGACCCTTTACCTTGCACAAAATAAAAAACAAAAGGTCGCCGGCATTATCAAACTGCTGCTACTTATTCTTATCACCGTACTATTATATAAAACCTTCGGCACCCTGATCGGAGCAACAGCAGGAACCGCGCTATTATTATTTGCCCTTGCGCTAAAGCTCATTGAATCAACTACAAAACGTGATTTACTTATTCTTATTTTCCTCAATTATTTTATAATCGCCACCGAATTTATTCTATATCAACAATTATTCACCAGCCTGTACCTGTTTTTGTGTGTCGTTTTACTCACCGCATTCTGGGTCTACAGTAACGAACGCGTCGCCCTGCAACCTTATCCATATTATCTACGCTACGCAGTAAAATTATTATTACAGACCTTACCTATTATCATCATCCTGTTTGTCTTCTTTCCAAGATTACCCACACCCCTGTGGAGCCTGCCGAAAGATCCCTACAAAGGAATCAGTGGCTTTGAAGAAAACATGAAACCAGGTAGTCTGCAATCTATCGCACAATCACCCGCTATTGCCTTTTATGTTGAATTCACTGATCAAACCCCAATACCGAGTATGCGTTACTGGCGTGGCTCGGTTCTTGATCACATCGCACACGGTGAATGGTCATCATCCATCAAGGTTAATGAACAAAAATTTCCTGATGAAATGCAGGCTATGATTCAACCACACGGTGTGGAGATTAATTACCATATTACCCTGCAACCCCATAACCAATACTGGATATTTGCTCTCGATATGCCAACAAGCATCCCGGTTAATGCACTCTATCGACAAGGCTTTCAGGTTCGAAGTATTGATCCTTTACGATCCGTACAACGATTCAAACTATCATCCTCACCTTTTTATCGGACTAAAAACAAAGATCCCTGGTTAATCAAACAGGCGCTACAACTACCCAAAGATTTTAGTCCACGAATAAATACATTAGCCCTGCAACTAAAACAGGGTACGCAAACAAAATTAGAGAGGATTAATTCTGTCCTTACCTGGTTTCGTGATAATGATTTTGCCTACACGCTTGAACCACCCATTACCCAGGAACATGCTATTGAGGAATTTTTATTTGAACATCAGCAGGGATATTGTGAATACTATGCTTCCGCCTTTACTCTGTTAATGCGTGCGATGGGTGTACCCACACGGATAGTGACCGGTTATCAAGGGGGTGAGTTTAATCCGGTCGCCAGCCACTTTATTGTTCGCCAATGGGATGCACATGCGTGGACTGAGGTTTGGATGGATAGTATGGGTTGGGTGCGTATTGACCCCACCGCAAATATTGCACCCAACCGTATTCAATTTCCTGTATCAAAATTACGCAACAATAATTTTTATGGTCAGGATAATAATTTCACTTATACCCTGCTGGAAAAGATTAATTTTATTCGGGATAAACTTAACTTTCAGTGGGATCAATGGATTGTTGGCTACAATCAAAAACAGCAAAATAATCTATTATCAAAATTCGGTATTGATCAACCTTCATGGCAATATCTTTCCCAAATACTGACTGTCGGATTTATCCTGAGTCTGTTATTAAGCAGTTTATTTATACTCTATCAACGTATGGAAAAACAGGATGTCATTCAGCAAGATTATAAAAAATTCTGTAAAAAATTATCCGCAAAAGGACTGGTTCTATTTAAAAATGAGGGGCCTCAGGATCTTTGTCAACGTGCGGCAATTAAATTCACCGATCAACAACAACGTATAAAAATAATTATTAAACTGTATATACAGCTACGCTATCAACTAACAAAAAATAGTGATGTTATTTCAAGATTTCATAAAGAGGTTAATAATTTTTCCTGATAGGAAGCTATTTTATTTAACCCGTAATAACACCTTAACGGAATCATCGATACTACTGCTATCAATATAACCCAGACTCCCGATAGTCGACGAGACATAGGCCTTGACCTCCTTATCATCCCCTACAATACGCGGCGGTTTTTTCTTACCCGAAAATATCATCTTGCCCCAATAGGCTCTAATCTGACTCTCACTTCTACCCAGGATCTGTTTATTAAAGTGTATTCTAATCAAATTCTTCGCATTCTGATCAACGGGTATCACACTATTACCATCTGGAAATTTTTTGTTTCTTACCATAAATATTGATTTAATCTGTTTGACGGTAAGACTATCAATCTCTGTCGCTGGATTTGTAATGACAGCAATATCGGCTAATACCAATGAATGAAAAAACAGTCCTATGGCAAGAATAAAACCAGGCCATATAAAACAAGATCCTTTTCTATTATGTATCATTGCCCCCTGCTCCATCAAAACAATACATCTACGGCAATACCCACCATCTTGACATCCTTACCCGGTGCATTCTTAAACAAACCTGTACCCTGATCTGTTCTTATCTTGCTCAACTCAAACTTGATATCCATATTTGGCATCCAGTCATAACGCAAACCTAGCGTTGTCATTGATTGCTCAACGGGACTGGCTGTACCCAAACCCTTCTCATAATACTGGTAGGATATATGCGGCATAATATCACCGAATTGATAACCCAGAGTGCCATACCAGGATCGCGCCTTACCCTGACGAAAAGCTCCCATACCCACATCAGCCCATTCCAGGTAACCAATAAAATTATCGATATGGATACGCGTACCCAAAGTTTTTACTGAATGTAGCTGGCCTGTCACTAATGGCAGGCTACCGGAGGTATCATCCATGGTACCCCTGTACCAGGAGCCCTGTAACAAGATCTGATCATTCCACTCACCATTAACGGTTAAACCAACGACATTATTAACATCCATAAACTCCAGGCTATTACGACCCACATACAGATCTGCACTTAATAGCCAGTCCTCCGTCGGTACCTCCCAGTATAAACTGGCACCGGAATAAGCCTCTCGCGTCACCGTTGCCCCAATCATCTCCTCACCATAATAAAGCTGTGGTACTACAATCCACGGATAGGTATAACCAACACTACGGTATTCATTAACAATACCGATAGGGTTTTTGAGTTTACCCGCACGCAGGGTCAGTTCATCAGTTGCCCGTATTGCAATAAAACCCCAATCAAGATGAACCGAATAATTCTCCTCTGACCGGGAAGAAAGAAACTGAGTAGCCAAACTTATCCTGTTATTAATCTGCGCATTAATATTCAAACCAATACGATTACCATACCAGCTACCCTTATCGGTAACACCCGCCCCACTATCATTGTAAAAAGGTTCTGTTGAGTTACTCTTTTGAAAGGCAGCAC from Gammaproteobacteria bacterium includes the following:
- a CDS encoding phosphate ABC transporter substrate-binding protein, with translation MIHNRKGSCFIWPGFILAIGLFFHSLVLADIAVITNPATEIDSLTVKQIKSIFMVRNKKFPDGNSVIPVDQNAKNLIRIHFNKQILGRSESQIRAYWGKMIFSGKKKPPRIVGDDKEVKAYVSSTIGSLGYIDSSSIDDSVKVLLRVK
- a CDS encoding DUF58 domain-containing protein → MMKKRQANSHHGPVTLHGRQIFILPTRAGLGFGLLITLLLIGAINYNNNLIYILTFTLSGLFFIAMLHTYRNLLGLQLTVQQTEHCFSGAQVAFHLQIQHPNNRILHSSIELNNPQSNSLITQVIANQPSHLIIYLPGTQRGQVTLGIITLSTQFPLGIFRAWSNIYFTINAYVYPKPAPLNTPYPYMSGGQSSGLTNTNGGDDFYGLRPHQASDSLHHIHWKIAARSGKLMTKIFSEDQSHILLLDWDHIAETNLEKKLSLLCRWILDAHQQAIPFGLNIPGHRIKPDSGINHRDQCLRALACYDTTSVNSRDMRGSS
- a CDS encoding AAA domain-containing protein; the encoded protein is MLKEKIDEGIRQASEIILGKEKKIRLALACLLARGHLLIEDLPGIGKTTLSHVLASILGLKYQRIQFTSDLLPADILGVSIYEAENQSFRFHPGPIFAQMILADEINRATPKAQSALLEAMEEQQVSIEGSSYPLPQPFFIIATQNPNDQVGTFPLPESQLDRFMMRIELGYPDANAERALLNGHQHRDLIPQLKAVINTAELLQIQAEIRNITVSPAIIEYLQVILDFSRNSPLYLHGLSPRAGLAILHCAQSWAWLHKRGYVLPEDIQQVLPYISQHRLQATDPSTQQGDTLINPLLELPVP
- a CDS encoding DUF3488 domain-containing transglutaminase family protein — protein: MKTLNLILLPKTWYTFIGISTLSVLPHLLQFPVYLIIAWLGITAATLYLAQNKKQKVAGIIKLLLLILITVLLYKTFGTLIGATAGTALLLFALALKLIESTTKRDLLILIFLNYFIIATEFILYQQLFTSLYLFLCVVLLTAFWVYSNERVALQPYPYYLRYAVKLLLQTLPIIIILFVFFPRLPTPLWSLPKDPYKGISGFEENMKPGSLQSIAQSPAIAFYVEFTDQTPIPSMRYWRGSVLDHIAHGEWSSSIKVNEQKFPDEMQAMIQPHGVEINYHITLQPHNQYWIFALDMPTSIPVNALYRQGFQVRSIDPLRSVQRFKLSSSPFYRTKNKDPWLIKQALQLPKDFSPRINTLALQLKQGTQTKLERINSVLTWFRDNDFAYTLEPPITQEHAIEEFLFEHQQGYCEYYASAFTLLMRAMGVPTRIVTGYQGGEFNPVASHFIVRQWDAHAWTEVWMDSMGWVRIDPTANIAPNRIQFPVSKLRNNNFYGQDNNFTYTLLEKINFIRDKLNFQWDQWIVGYNQKQQNNLLSKFGIDQPSWQYLSQILTVGFILSLLLSSLFILYQRMEKQDVIQQDYKKFCKKLSAKGLVLFKNEGPQDLCQRAAIKFTDQQQRIKIIIKLYIQLRYQLTKNSDVISRFHKEVNNFS